The following coding sequences lie in one Tichowtungia aerotolerans genomic window:
- a CDS encoding dockerin type I repeat-containing protein, translating into MKRLLSAVIFLAGFVQAELLLFNDTFNTSNGQDINADLELRQSGTQAPAEWNDNVGNNWQSQIEGGTMRLYKAGTAGSVFASLDADFAPIADDIEISVDMQFPNGEAGFAMVNFGLADTDGFSANAGYSFRVDNRTGDYLLGFYDNGAFRGQSNVTAYVTNINTLVVHYQGGNAVSATFNGWQYVFSSGNTNYAGTVEAENRIMLGWYSDGDPSTSSVKFDNVSVTAESIPAFPAFADITGPNLIPNGDFSALANKVPSDASQWNMTGTFGDFSATANATADLESWSHYYEDPNRLIPAVGTPHVNDGDGELDGTFYLDTHLNGDTVVLNSSMDYRNGLKQEDILNGVAIDSDATYQFVTDLLDPSWNSSESAFTVALTTGSGSDVTNTANAVAGTLQQLVSTALPSSFGSPAAVSISGADLLAVQGSGPVNVIFNHVCDAEIPGFPGGVASNDVKNIALVSQVQLDSVSLHAVIEAQEGDLNKDGVVDQDDADLAQNYLDGNGGLSAADRQAALIGDGMTAAEALAALNLSDFDIDGDGSFTAGDVTAVRALTPWKLKMALNGAMIGFEWESTELKQYDVETCTSLENPVWTKYNDGVATYENILASGTGTNTLSAVLPDDSMRFFRVVEEAGPTSFISVESGSFEDPPGASGSWSVVHPVWNPTGSSLYQLNMGTTHFTTSPDGSWMALMNNIGTISQDLATTVNAGDTLTVTFSGGNAKSESSTTGGGVFNAVFRVGTTPYTMAVDTTGLDPDTWQTYTNTVTVSNSGSLSVEFTTVSGKPWLDNIGAVTRTEPR; encoded by the coding sequence ATGAAAAGATTGTTGAGTGCAGTAATTTTTCTGGCCGGCTTTGTTCAGGCTGAGCTGCTTTTGTTCAACGATACGTTTAATACGTCCAATGGTCAGGATATTAATGCCGATTTGGAACTGCGGCAGTCCGGGACACAGGCGCCGGCAGAATGGAACGACAATGTCGGTAACAACTGGCAGTCGCAGATTGAAGGCGGCACGATGCGGCTCTACAAAGCCGGAACGGCCGGGTCGGTCTTTGCGTCACTCGATGCAGATTTTGCTCCAATTGCTGATGATATTGAGATTTCAGTCGATATGCAGTTTCCCAACGGCGAGGCCGGTTTTGCGATGGTCAATTTCGGGCTGGCGGATACGGACGGGTTCAGTGCGAATGCCGGCTACAGTTTTAGGGTGGATAACCGAACCGGGGATTACCTGCTCGGTTTTTATGATAACGGTGCATTCCGCGGGCAGTCCAATGTAACGGCGTATGTTACCAACATCAATACGCTGGTGGTTCATTATCAAGGCGGGAACGCTGTTTCTGCCACATTCAATGGCTGGCAATATGTATTTTCTTCCGGAAACACCAATTATGCCGGAACCGTGGAGGCGGAAAACCGTATCATGCTTGGATGGTACAGTGATGGCGATCCGTCAACCTCCTCCGTCAAGTTTGATAATGTGTCCGTAACGGCAGAGAGTATTCCCGCGTTTCCCGCTTTTGCGGATATCACCGGTCCAAACCTGATTCCTAACGGCGACTTCAGTGCACTGGCCAATAAGGTTCCTTCAGACGCCTCGCAATGGAATATGACCGGGACGTTTGGCGATTTTTCCGCGACAGCCAATGCCACTGCAGACCTTGAGAGCTGGTCGCATTATTATGAGGATCCCAACCGTTTGATTCCGGCGGTCGGTACCCCGCATGTCAATGATGGGGACGGGGAACTCGACGGGACATTCTATCTGGATACCCATTTAAACGGCGATACGGTTGTGCTGAACTCATCCATGGATTATCGCAACGGATTGAAACAGGAAGATATTCTGAACGGGGTTGCCATTGATTCCGATGCGACGTATCAGTTTGTGACAGACTTGCTGGATCCATCCTGGAACAGTTCTGAGTCGGCGTTTACGGTTGCGTTAACGACCGGGTCCGGATCGGATGTAACCAACACCGCCAATGCCGTTGCCGGAACTCTTCAGCAGCTTGTCTCAACGGCTCTGCCGTCTTCGTTTGGCTCTCCTGCAGCAGTGTCAATCAGTGGTGCGGATCTGCTGGCCGTTCAGGGAAGCGGCCCGGTGAATGTAATCTTTAACCATGTGTGTGATGCCGAGATTCCCGGGTTTCCGGGCGGTGTCGCTTCGAATGACGTGAAGAACATTGCGCTGGTTTCACAGGTGCAGCTCGATTCGGTTTCTCTTCATGCTGTGATTGAAGCGCAGGAGGGAGACCTGAATAAAGACGGGGTTGTGGATCAGGATGATGCGGATCTGGCTCAGAATTATCTGGATGGCAACGGCGGCCTGAGTGCGGCCGACCGTCAGGCGGCTCTGATTGGTGACGGCATGACGGCGGCCGAGGCACTGGCGGCCCTGAATCTGTCCGATTTTGATATCGATGGCGATGGTTCGTTTACTGCGGGTGATGTGACCGCTGTCCGGGCTTTGACTCCCTGGAAGCTCAAAATGGCCTTGAACGGCGCCATGATCGGTTTTGAATGGGAGAGTACGGAGTTGAAGCAGTACGATGTCGAAACCTGTACGTCCCTCGAAAACCCGGTCTGGACAAAATACAATGATGGAGTTGCGACGTATGAAAATATTCTGGCGTCCGGCACCGGTACGAACACGCTCAGCGCCGTTTTGCCGGATGATTCCATGCGGTTTTTCCGTGTCGTTGAAGAGGCGGGCCCGACGTCGTTCATCAGTGTCGAATCCGGCAGTTTCGAAGATCCTCCGGGAGCGTCGGGATCATGGAGCGTTGTTCATCCTGTTTGGAATCCGACCGGCAGCAGCCTTTACCAGCTGAATATGGGAACAACTCACTTTACAACGTCGCCGGATGGCAGCTGGATGGCTCTGATGAATAATATCGGGACGATCAGCCAGGATCTGGCCACAACTGTGAATGCAGGGGATACGCTTACGGTGACATTCTCCGGTGGAAATGCAAAAAGCGAGTCAAGTACGACCGGCGGCGGGGTTTTTAATGCGGTCTTCAGAGTTGGAACAACCCCGTACACGATGGCGGTCGATACGACGGGTCTCGATCCGGATACATGGCAGACCTATACCAATACGGTGACAGTTTCCAATTCCGGCAGTCTGAGTGTCGAGTTTACCACTGTGAGCGGGAAGCCGTGGCTGGACAACATCGGCGCAGTCACGCGTACGGAGCCGCGATAA
- a CDS encoding helix-turn-helix domain-containing protein gives MSELVTVDCKHVFGDTGFPLDVSSWIDHGDYPRHIHDFSEIAIIMEGSGTTEVDGQLFHCHTGDVFVLHGNRPHAYLDTDHLGIINITYNPQIIGLDQFDSGLLPGYQALFVVEPALRSRSPYNRHLTLSLDQLIKVKALTDLMEKELHARQPGCQLMAVGHFMILVTLLSRYYSESEAPDTRKALQLGKALSYLEKHFMEEVQIENLAKISGMSRRSFFRAFSEVTGQTPLAYLMRLRIMKAVEMLEMTDKNITETAFDCGFQDSNYFSRQFKKIMGHTPSDFQKKYSRIK, from the coding sequence ATGAGTGAACTGGTTACAGTGGATTGCAAACACGTCTTCGGAGACACCGGATTCCCGCTGGATGTCTCATCATGGATCGATCACGGCGACTACCCCCGCCACATCCACGACTTTTCAGAAATCGCCATCATCATGGAAGGCAGCGGAACAACGGAAGTCGACGGACAGCTCTTTCACTGCCATACCGGCGATGTCTTTGTCCTGCACGGGAACCGTCCACATGCCTACCTGGATACCGACCACCTGGGAATCATCAACATCACCTACAATCCCCAAATCATCGGGCTCGACCAGTTCGACTCCGGCCTCCTGCCGGGCTATCAGGCCCTCTTCGTGGTCGAACCCGCACTGCGCAGCCGCAGCCCCTACAACCGGCACCTTACACTCTCTCTGGATCAGCTCATCAAAGTCAAAGCCCTGACCGACCTGATGGAAAAGGAACTCCACGCCCGGCAGCCGGGCTGCCAGCTCATGGCCGTCGGCCACTTCATGATCCTCGTCACCCTGCTCTCCCGCTACTACTCCGAAAGCGAAGCTCCCGACACCCGCAAAGCCCTTCAGCTCGGCAAAGCTCTCAGCTATCTGGAAAAGCACTTCATGGAAGAAGTCCAGATTGAAAACCTGGCAAAAATTTCCGGCATGTCGCGCCGCTCCTTCTTCAGGGCGTTCTCAGAAGTCACCGGACAAACCCCGCTGGCCTACCTGATGCGCCTGCGCATCATGAAAGCCGTCGAAATGCTCGAAATGACCGACAAAAACATCACCGAAACCGCCTTCGACTGCGGCTTCCAGGACAGCAACTATTTTTCCCGCCAGTTCAAAAAAATCATGGGCCACACCCCCAGCGACTTTCAGAAAAAATACAGCCGGATCAAATAG
- a CDS encoding IS3 family transposase (programmed frameshift), producing the protein MKKQRRKHTAEFKARVALEAVKGLETINEIAAKYELHPVQVGNWKKELLERVPEVFERKNAAPDKEVEQEKARLERKVGQLSMEVDWLGKKVRTAGDSRQRAQLVSKESKISIRRQCKLLGIPRSLIYYLPMGESEENLRIMKEIDELHMEDASAGARRIRDYLRRRGWPKISRGRVKRLMMLMGIEAVYPRKRTTIPGGPTGIYPYRLQGLKIDRPNQVWSADITYIPMARGFMYLFAIIDWHSRKVLAWELSNTLDTAFCVRTLNRAVERTGTPPEIFNTDQGCQFTSDEWIRRLKELDVIISMDGKGRWLDNVVIERFWRSLKYEDIYLRSYENGWVLERGIEAYIMRYNLQRPHQSLEGATPEEVYEGVVKLAA; encoded by the exons ATGAAGAAACAAAGAAGGAAACACACGGCGGAGTTCAAGGCCCGTGTCGCACTCGAGGCGGTCAAAGGGCTGGAGACGATTAACGAGATCGCGGCGAAATACGAATTGCACCCGGTACAGGTCGGTAACTGGAAGAAGGAACTTTTAGAACGGGTTCCTGAAGTCTTTGAGCGGAAGAACGCCGCGCCCGACAAAGAGGTCGAGCAAGAGAAAGCCCGATTGGAGCGCAAAGTGGGCCAGTTGTCCATGGAGGTGGATTGGCTCG GAAAAAAAGTGCGTACAGCTGGGGATTCCCGGCAGAGGGCGCAGCTCGTGAGTAAGGAATCAAAAATCAGTATTCGCCGGCAATGTAAGCTGCTGGGGATCCCCCGTTCATTAATCTACTACCTGCCGATGGGCGAATCGGAAGAAAACTTGCGCATCATGAAAGAGATCGACGAGCTGCATATGGAAGATGCCTCCGCCGGTGCGCGGAGAATACGGGACTACCTTCGTCGGCGAGGTTGGCCGAAAATCAGCCGTGGCCGCGTAAAACGCCTGATGATGTTGATGGGCATTGAGGCGGTGTATCCGCGCAAGCGCACCACCATCCCCGGCGGGCCGACGGGCATTTATCCGTATCGGCTTCAGGGGCTGAAAATCGACCGGCCGAACCAGGTCTGGAGCGCAGACATCACCTATATACCGATGGCCCGGGGCTTCATGTATCTGTTTGCGATTATCGACTGGCACTCCCGAAAGGTTCTTGCCTGGGAGCTGTCGAACACATTGGATACGGCCTTTTGCGTGCGGACATTGAATCGGGCCGTTGAACGTACGGGGACTCCGCCGGAGATCTTCAATACCGATCAGGGCTGCCAGTTCACATCCGATGAATGGATCAGGCGGCTTAAAGAGTTGGACGTAATCATCAGCATGGATGGCAAAGGCCGCTGGCTCGACAACGTAGTGATCGAGCGGTTCTGGCGCAGTCTGAAATATGAAGATATCTATCTCAGATCGTATGAAAACGGATGGGTGCTTGAACGAGGCATTGAAGCGTATATCATGCGTTACAACCTTCAGCGGCCTCACCAGTCACTTGAAGGCGCAACACCGGAAGAAGTTTATGAAGGAGTCGTCAAACTGGCGGCGTGA
- a CDS encoding sulfatase-like hydrolase/transferase, with translation MMKKHFLLVLLSVVTGVAAVAKSPVDGANVASPARTSPNIILILSDDHGYGDLGCYGATDLSTPVLDRLAAEGVRFTDAHVTAPQCTPSRCGLITGVHQQRLGLEANPDDHYLHLFGFQDGKTSTMADLLKDAGYRTGMIGKWHIGETLDSQPFRNGFEWCRYMRGGMGYFWPANRGCQKDWNQENPPSGWWGDRFRDENDIVLPWEEGYVTDVFTDYAIDFVSAAQKDGRPFFLYLAYNAPHWPMEAPPELIDQFKHIEDPVRRIYAAMLKSMDSNIGRLVETLNDLKLRKNTLVVFLSDNGAPGSWSHGYNAGSNGPLNGFKGSLQEGGVRVPMIFNWPGHLAGGQTADWPVISLDLLPTFLALAGAETPAEKDGVNLLPTLLPTVTDAGPKHILRWRYLTQWATQTAIRDGEWKYYTHKGDAQLYRLSDDLGERNNLIKDYPEVADRLQKDLFSWMQTLPPRPKWIDKLYGE, from the coding sequence ATGATGAAAAAACATTTTTTGTTAGTATTGCTTTCTGTTGTTACCGGTGTGGCTGCCGTGGCAAAGTCTCCTGTGGATGGAGCAAATGTTGCCAGTCCGGCTCGGACCTCCCCAAACATTATTCTGATTCTGTCCGATGACCATGGGTACGGCGATCTCGGCTGTTACGGAGCAACGGATCTGAGCACCCCGGTGCTCGATCGGTTGGCGGCGGAAGGGGTCCGGTTCACCGATGCGCATGTAACGGCACCGCAGTGCACGCCTTCGCGCTGCGGGCTGATTACCGGAGTGCACCAGCAGCGGCTGGGTCTCGAAGCAAACCCGGATGATCATTATCTGCACCTGTTCGGTTTCCAGGACGGAAAAACAAGCACGATGGCCGATCTGCTGAAGGATGCCGGCTATCGCACGGGAATGATCGGCAAGTGGCACATCGGCGAAACGCTCGATTCCCAGCCGTTCCGCAACGGGTTTGAATGGTGCCGCTATATGCGCGGCGGCATGGGCTATTTCTGGCCGGCGAACCGTGGATGCCAGAAAGACTGGAATCAGGAAAATCCGCCCAGCGGTTGGTGGGGGGATCGGTTCCGTGATGAAAACGATATCGTCCTTCCGTGGGAAGAGGGATACGTTACGGATGTCTTTACAGATTATGCGATTGATTTCGTCTCGGCGGCTCAAAAGGATGGCCGTCCGTTCTTTCTCTATCTGGCGTACAACGCGCCGCACTGGCCGATGGAAGCTCCGCCGGAACTGATTGATCAGTTCAAGCATATAGAAGATCCGGTCCGCCGGATTTATGCAGCCATGCTGAAAAGCATGGATTCAAATATTGGTCGTCTGGTCGAAACGCTGAACGATCTGAAGCTTCGAAAAAATACGCTGGTTGTTTTTCTGAGCGACAACGGCGCTCCCGGCAGCTGGTCGCACGGCTACAACGCCGGATCGAACGGGCCGCTGAACGGATTCAAAGGAAGCCTTCAGGAAGGCGGCGTGCGGGTTCCGATGATCTTCAACTGGCCCGGACATCTGGCCGGTGGCCAGACGGCGGACTGGCCGGTGATCAGCCTGGATCTGCTGCCGACATTTCTCGCGCTGGCCGGCGCGGAGACTCCGGCAGAAAAAGACGGCGTTAATCTGCTGCCGACGCTGTTGCCGACGGTTACGGACGCCGGTCCGAAGCATATCCTGCGCTGGCGCTATCTGACGCAGTGGGCAACGCAGACTGCTATTCGCGACGGGGAGTGGAAGTATTACACGCACAAAGGCGACGCCCAGCTGTATCGCCTCTCGGACGATCTGGGAGAGCGGAACAACCTGATCAAAGACTATCCGGAAGTCGCCGACCGTCTCCAAAAGGATCTGTTTTCATGGATGCAGACCTTGCCGCCGCGCCCCAAGTGGATCGATAAACTCTACGGCGAATAA